From the genome of Vigna angularis cultivar LongXiaoDou No.4 chromosome 11, ASM1680809v1, whole genome shotgun sequence, one region includes:
- the LOC108334345 gene encoding protein DETOXIFICATION 42, producing the protein MAEKETMYSLGDWRRIPICTFFKDARLVFKADSLGREILSIALPAAMALTADPIASLVDTAFIGQIGPVELAAVGVSIALFNQVSRIAIFPLVSVTTSFVAEEDTLSGASPQIEEGKCLEAGGPVDTETKELLPQRVTGRNVRNSDSVGESLNIVKEDHKRRHIPSASSALFIGGVLGLIQAIFLISAAKPLLNFMGVTSDSPMLHPAQQYLRLRSLGAPAVLLSLAMQGVFRGFKDTKTPLYATVAGDATNIALDPLFMFVFRLGVSGAAIAHVISQYLISAILLWRLVQQVDLIPPSIKHLQLDRFLKNGFLLLMRVVAVTFCVTLAASLAARQGSTSMAAFQVCLQVWLAVSLLADGLAVAGQAILAGAFANKDFNRASATASRVVQMGLVLGLALAFILGTGLHFGAKIFTKDADVLHLIQIGIPFVAVTQPLNSLAFVFDGVNFGASDFAYSAFSMVVVAILSIICLLILSSAGGFIGIWVALTIYMGLRAFAGFLRIGTGSGPWEFLRSS; encoded by the exons ATGGCTGAGAAAGAGACTATGTATTCATTAGGTGATTGGAGGAGAATACCAATTTGCACTTTCTTTAAGGATGCAAG ACTGGTTTTCAAAGCAGACAGTCTTGGTCGGGAAATTTTGTCAATTGCATTGCCTGCAGCAATGGCTTTGACAGCTGATCCTATTGCTTCATTGGTTGACACAGCATTTATTGGCCAAATAG GGCCAGTAGAGCTTGCTGCTGTAGGAGTTTCAATAGCTCTCTTCAATCAAGTATCAAGGATTGCAATATTCCCACTTGTCAGTGTCACCACTTCTTTTGTGGCTGAGGAAGATACCCTTAGTGGAGCAAGTCCTCAGATAGAGGAGGGTAAATGCTTGGAAGCTGGTGGACCTGTGGATACTGAAACCAAAGAGTTATTACCACAGAGAG TTACAGGTAGAAATGTTCGCAATTCAGATTCTGTTGGTGAATCTTTGAATATAGTTAAGGAGGATCACAAGAGAAGGCATATCCCTTCAGCTTCATCGGCATTATTTATTGGTGGTGTCCTTGGCCTCATCCAAGCAATATTTCTTATATCTGCCGCAAAACCTTTATTGAACTTCATGGGAGTAACTTCT GACTCTCCTATGCTACACCCTGCACAACAGTATCTGAGATTGAGGTCCCTCGGTGCTCCTGCCGTTCTTCTCTCCTTGGCAATGCAAGGAGTGTTCCGAGGATTTAAAGACACGAAAACACCTTTATATGCCACTG TTGCAGGAGATGCAACTAACATAGCATTGGATCCTTTATTCATGTTTGTATTCCGCTTGGGTGTCAGTGGTGCAGCCATTGCCCACGTTATATCTCA GTACCTAATTTCAGCTATACTCCTATGGAGGTTGGTGCAACAAGTTGACCTTATACCTCCGAGCATAAAACATCTGCAATTAGACCGTTTTCTTAAAAATG GTTTTCTATTACTAATGAGAGTAGTCGCTGTAACATTTTGTGTGACATTGGCTGCATCATTAGCTGCACGGCAAGGATCAACGTCCATGGCTGCATTTCAAGTCTGTCTGCAGGTTTGGTTGGCAGTGTCTCTTCTTGCTGATGGTCTGGCAGTTGCAGGGCAG GCTATTCTTGCTGGTGCATTTGCTAATAAGGACTTCAACAGGGCATCGGCAACTGCATCCCGAGTTGTGCAG ATGGGTTTAGTTCTAGGATTGGCACTTGCATTCATTCTTGGAACAGGATTGCACTTTGGAgctaaaatatttacaaaagatGCTGATGTTCTCCACCTCATTCAAATTGGAATCCCG TTTGTGGCAGTCACTCAACCTTTGAATTCTTTAGCATTTGTATTTGATGGTGTCAACTTTGGAGCTTCTGATTTTGCATATTCAGCCTTCTCCATG GTTGTGGTGGCAATTCTAAGCATTATTTGTCTGCTTATTTTGTCATCCGCGGGTGGTTTCATTGGTATTTGGGTTGCTTTGACCATCTATATGGGTCTTAGGGCATTTGCTGGCTTCTTGAG GATTGGAACAGGATCAGGACCGTGGGAGTTCCTAAGGAGCTCATAA